The Microbacterium sp. SORGH_AS_0862 genome has a segment encoding these proteins:
- a CDS encoding alanine racemase, translating into MTDSWIDDIQTPALVIDVPKLRANIAEYQRAVEATGTKLRPHTKTHKMPRIAKMQLEAGAQGIAVAKISEAEVMADAGIDDILITYPIIGRDKLERLGALNARVGRLIVEVESLEGARGMSAYAQASGQSFEVICEVDTARVDRTGFDYETAVEDIVAVAALPGIRVVGIFAYAFMSKREGMASSPEDAGTQEGELAVAVAQAVRDRGVDIEIVAGGSSPTGRYVAAVEGITEVHPGTYVFYDTMSAFYGITQEQCAAAVVATVVASNERRACIDAGSKSFSTDIAPHAAPLYLDGYGRIVGYDHLRLDHLSEEHGIILDKNGDPVDLPIGTRLTIVPNHICPAVALYDEAYFVDDGHVERVAIEGRGKRV; encoded by the coding sequence ATGACTGATTCGTGGATCGACGACATCCAGACCCCCGCGCTCGTCATCGACGTGCCGAAGCTTCGCGCGAACATCGCCGAGTATCAGCGCGCCGTCGAGGCGACCGGGACGAAGCTTCGGCCGCACACTAAGACTCACAAGATGCCGCGCATCGCGAAGATGCAGCTCGAGGCGGGAGCGCAGGGGATCGCTGTGGCGAAGATCTCCGAGGCAGAGGTCATGGCCGACGCGGGCATCGACGACATCCTCATCACCTATCCGATCATCGGGCGCGACAAGCTGGAGCGATTGGGAGCCCTGAACGCCCGCGTCGGGCGTCTGATCGTCGAGGTCGAGAGCCTCGAGGGCGCCCGGGGGATGTCCGCCTACGCGCAGGCGAGCGGGCAGAGCTTCGAGGTGATCTGCGAAGTCGACACCGCGCGCGTGGACCGTACCGGGTTCGACTACGAGACGGCGGTGGAAGACATCGTCGCGGTCGCCGCTCTCCCGGGGATCAGGGTGGTCGGGATCTTCGCGTACGCCTTCATGTCCAAGCGCGAGGGGATGGCGAGCTCACCGGAGGACGCCGGGACGCAGGAGGGTGAGCTGGCCGTCGCGGTGGCGCAGGCGGTCCGCGACCGCGGTGTCGATATCGAGATCGTCGCCGGCGGATCCAGTCCGACCGGGCGATACGTCGCGGCGGTCGAAGGCATCACCGAGGTCCACCCCGGCACGTACGTCTTCTATGACACGATGAGCGCCTTCTACGGCATCACGCAGGAGCAGTGCGCCGCCGCCGTGGTCGCGACCGTGGTCGCCTCCAACGAGCGGCGGGCGTGCATCGATGCCGGCAGCAAGTCGTTCTCGACCGATATCGCTCCGCACGCAGCGCCGCTCTACCTCGATGGGTACGGGCGGATCGTCGGCTACGACCATCTGCGTCTCGACCACCTCAGCGAGGAGCACGGGATCATCCTCGACAAGAACGGTGACCCCGTCGATCTGCCCATCGGCACCCGGCTGACTATCGTCCCCAACCATATCTGCCCTGCGGTAGCGCTCTACGACGAGGCGTACTTCGTCGACGACGGACACGTCGAGAGAGTTGCGATCGAGGGGCGCGGCAAGCGCGTCTGA
- a CDS encoding TetR/AcrR family transcriptional regulator, with protein sequence MSALDIRLSRTPTQARARDKVVRALDAAERLLDRDGEAALSLTAVCEEAGLNVGTVYQYLPDRDAIIAALIDRFSAELERAVQAMVDTVGSRPLDDGVDRAVALLAVVYRSAAGRRALQLLPRPSDPAVAAHRERMVAHVHAVLAETGHLGHDAVGLRHARAVYVACEALVREAFTRESDGDESLLQAARVMMRSYLAQIPD encoded by the coding sequence ATGAGCGCTCTCGATATCCGCCTCAGTCGCACGCCGACGCAGGCGCGCGCACGCGACAAGGTCGTTCGCGCGCTCGACGCCGCGGAGCGGCTCTTGGACCGCGATGGCGAAGCGGCGCTGTCGTTGACGGCCGTCTGCGAGGAGGCGGGACTGAACGTCGGGACGGTCTACCAGTATCTTCCGGACCGGGATGCCATCATCGCGGCGCTCATCGATCGGTTCTCGGCCGAACTGGAGCGGGCCGTGCAGGCGATGGTGGACACCGTCGGCTCGCGACCCCTGGATGACGGAGTGGACCGCGCCGTCGCGCTGCTGGCTGTCGTCTATCGCTCGGCAGCTGGCAGGCGAGCGCTCCAGTTGCTCCCGCGGCCCTCGGATCCCGCCGTCGCCGCGCATCGGGAGCGGATGGTCGCACACGTGCACGCTGTCCTCGCCGAGACCGGGCACCTCGGGCACGATGCCGTCGGTCTCCGGCACGCGAGAGCGGTGTACGTCGCCTGCGAGGCCCTCGTCCGAGAGGCCTTCACTCGTGAATCCGACGGTGATGAGTCACTGCTGCAGGCTGCGCGCGTGATGATGCGCAGCTACCTCGCCCAGATCCCCGACTGA
- a CDS encoding HpcH/HpaI aldolase/citrate lyase family protein — MSSHADLRRAHENGPYLGTHIVGTDTLFTEVAGRVGYDYLWIDTEHAPLDRAQVVAHLVAARASGITAFVRIGENDPTLAKPFLDAGADGIIFPMITSAADAQRAVDSCLYPPAGSRGFGPVRALAVAEVDAAAFLSQTHADVLRLIQIETRGAVDELDAILDLPGVDIAVLGPADLSFAFGKPLQYTDPEMIELFRHIAERAHVHGKPALMSSPPFDSDSLRFWRDLGYDLVTVGGDVSFAVGAAQLTRAAFDALPH; from the coding sequence ATGTCGTCACACGCCGACCTGCGCAGGGCACACGAGAACGGTCCGTACCTGGGCACTCATATCGTGGGGACCGACACACTGTTCACGGAGGTCGCCGGCCGGGTCGGATACGACTACCTGTGGATCGACACCGAGCACGCCCCGCTCGATCGCGCCCAGGTCGTCGCACACCTCGTCGCGGCGCGGGCGTCCGGAATCACAGCCTTCGTCCGGATCGGCGAGAACGACCCTACCTTGGCCAAGCCCTTCCTCGACGCGGGTGCCGACGGGATCATCTTCCCCATGATCACGTCGGCCGCCGACGCACAACGAGCGGTGGACTCCTGCCTCTATCCTCCGGCCGGCTCCCGAGGCTTCGGTCCCGTACGTGCGCTCGCCGTCGCCGAGGTGGATGCCGCGGCATTTCTGTCGCAGACGCACGCTGATGTGCTCCGGCTCATCCAAATAGAGACCCGCGGAGCGGTCGATGAGCTTGACGCCATCCTCGACCTGCCCGGCGTCGACATCGCCGTTCTCGGTCCGGCCGATCTGTCCTTCGCGTTCGGCAAGCCACTGCAGTACACCGATCCCGAGATGATCGAACTGTTCCGCCACATCGCCGAGCGTGCGCACGTGCACGGCAAGCCGGCCCTGATGTCCAGTCCGCCCTTCGACTCCGACAGCCTGCGGTTCTGGCGCGACCTCGGATACGACCTGGTCACCGTGGGGGGCGATGTGAGTTTCGCGGTCGGCGCGGCACAGCTCACGCGCGCGGCCTTCGACGCGTTGCCGCACTGA
- a CDS encoding RidA family protein, producing MKTAISTPAAPRPSASYSQGIVANGFLFTAGFGPQHPETDVVPEGIVAQTRQTLQNIEAVLGTQGLDLSDVVKATVHITRLEDFAGFDATYRELVPTPLPARTTVGSGLHGQLVEIDVVAALRG from the coding sequence ATGAAGACCGCCATCAGCACCCCCGCTGCTCCGCGCCCCTCCGCCTCCTACTCGCAGGGGATCGTCGCGAACGGATTCCTGTTCACCGCGGGGTTCGGGCCGCAGCACCCGGAGACCGACGTCGTGCCGGAGGGGATCGTCGCTCAGACGCGGCAGACCTTGCAGAACATCGAGGCGGTCCTCGGGACGCAGGGACTCGACCTTTCCGACGTCGTGAAGGCAACCGTGCACATCACGAGGTTGGAGGACTTCGCCGGGTTCGACGCCACCTACCGCGAACTGGTGCCGACGCCCTTGCCCGCGCGGACGACGGTCGGATCAGGCCTGCACGGGCAGCTCGTCGAAATCGACGTCGTCGCAGCGCTGCGCGGCTGA
- a CDS encoding TetR/AcrR family transcriptional regulator — protein sequence MSIDEWGIMPKIVDHDQRRQDIVLAALRVVARAGVAKATMRDIAREAGYSTGMVVHYFDGREQLMSQAHRAAYVIVSNRIRQGVSDFRTLDDLRIAVEEALPMDEDRLVEAQIDVAFWDEALREQAFREDRWRNHLDAQREWIEVFARLRATGAIGVPDSDEELAIELVVLIDGLTVQRLLYPQQMTPEVLDRIVRRHLDRLV from the coding sequence ATGTCCATCGATGAGTGGGGGATCATGCCGAAGATCGTCGATCACGACCAGCGTCGGCAAGACATCGTTCTGGCGGCGCTGCGCGTGGTTGCCCGAGCCGGTGTGGCGAAGGCCACCATGCGGGATATCGCCCGTGAGGCCGGGTATTCCACCGGGATGGTCGTGCATTACTTCGACGGGCGAGAGCAGCTCATGTCGCAGGCGCACCGTGCGGCCTATGTCATCGTCAGCAACCGCATCCGGCAGGGCGTCTCGGACTTCCGGACCCTGGACGACCTCCGCATCGCGGTGGAGGAGGCCCTCCCGATGGATGAAGACCGACTCGTCGAGGCTCAGATCGACGTCGCGTTCTGGGATGAGGCGCTCCGCGAGCAGGCGTTTCGTGAGGATCGATGGCGCAACCATCTCGATGCCCAGCGGGAGTGGATCGAGGTCTTCGCGCGACTGCGGGCGACGGGTGCGATCGGTGTGCCCGACTCGGATGAGGAACTCGCGATCGAGCTGGTCGTCCTCATCGACGGCCTGACTGTGCAGCGCCTGCTCTACCCGCAGCAGATGACCCCCGAGGTTCTCGACCGCATCGTTCGCCGTCACCTCGACCGGCTCGTCTGA
- a CDS encoding RidA family protein yields MLRDYIKVEALTPTVTHADWVYTRSFTAHGTFEQQVRRVLTQLRDAAAAADLVPSRYARCEIVLKDLSRFETVLQLFRELLDAELPTIRLVPERVMHGDAVFSAAVCGPNERVGALQRYETAEVSYPLAIRAGRTVYTSSFWASDPSGLTHDSESALEQLFTAVRAVGARPDDLVKNFVVLTDMDAFEEFNAIYGARVHGMATRPARTSHGVSALPDGASVAIDGIAIIDAEREAVEVPGSDTGLDLPFSAALRADDLLFVSGQVGVFAPDGSYRLNVGPQTTTMFELVETIAAAAGSSVDHYVKATGVVTNPTAWDVFLAEYMHRMPQQPGVLSVYEVSRLSFPAILTEMDVVAVLAAANPTRTTGKA; encoded by the coding sequence ATGTTGCGTGATTACATCAAGGTCGAAGCGCTGACGCCCACCGTGACGCATGCCGATTGGGTGTACACGCGATCCTTCACCGCACACGGCACCTTCGAGCAGCAGGTGCGGCGGGTGCTCACCCAGCTGCGCGACGCGGCGGCTGCCGCGGACCTCGTCCCGAGCAGATACGCGCGCTGTGAGATCGTCCTGAAGGACCTCTCGAGATTCGAGACGGTGCTGCAGTTGTTCCGGGAGCTCCTCGATGCGGAGCTGCCTACGATCCGGCTCGTCCCGGAGCGAGTCATGCATGGCGACGCCGTCTTCTCTGCCGCGGTGTGCGGACCGAACGAGCGGGTGGGGGCCCTGCAGCGTTACGAGACTGCCGAGGTTTCGTACCCCCTGGCAATTCGTGCGGGACGCACCGTCTACACCTCATCGTTCTGGGCGTCCGATCCCTCAGGCCTCACCCACGACTCCGAGTCGGCGCTCGAACAACTCTTCACGGCCGTCCGAGCAGTGGGTGCCCGACCCGACGACCTCGTCAAGAACTTCGTCGTGCTCACCGACATGGATGCGTTCGAGGAGTTCAACGCCATCTACGGCGCCCGGGTGCACGGCATGGCGACCCGTCCGGCCCGAACCTCGCACGGCGTCTCCGCTCTCCCGGACGGCGCGTCGGTCGCGATCGATGGCATCGCCATCATCGACGCCGAGCGGGAAGCCGTCGAGGTGCCCGGCTCCGACACCGGATTGGACCTGCCCTTCTCCGCTGCCCTGCGCGCGGACGACCTGCTCTTCGTCTCTGGGCAGGTCGGCGTCTTCGCACCGGACGGCTCCTACCGACTGAACGTGGGACCGCAGACGACGACGATGTTCGAGCTGGTCGAGACCATCGCCGCCGCCGCCGGATCGAGCGTCGATCACTACGTGAAAGCGACGGGCGTGGTCACCAATCCCACCGCGTGGGATGTGTTCCTCGCGGAGTACATGCATCGGATGCCGCAACAGCCCGGTGTCTTGTCGGTGTACGAGGTCAGTCGGCTGTCCTTCCCCGCGATTCTGACCGAGATGGACGTCGTCGCCGTGCTCGCGGCCGCGAACCCCACCCGCACCACAGGAAAGGCTTGA
- a CDS encoding aldehyde dehydrogenase family protein, whose translation MSNDVVSTSPLTGREVGRFPIAADHDVRRAVASAREDAAWWGSLGHAERRKRLTAWRRDLAGRYEEIVDLIRAETGKATADARIETLLALHHLAWAADNARRVLRRRRVRSGLLMFNHRASVEYRPLGVVGVIGPWNFPLFTPLGSIAYALAAGNAVVFKPSEHTPVVGAFLSETLRPFTSGRNVLHVVHGGADVGAALCASGVQKLAFTGSTATAKKIMAACAPTLTPVLIEAGGKDAMIVDADADVTAAARAAVWGGMANAGQACIGIERVYVHRAVFDHFMDAVRAEMPVRAGLDDDAAIGPITTGSQVEIIRAQLVEAVSRGARPVVGSADARDGNVIQPAVLVDVPDDARVMTEETFGPALTLRAVQTMDEAISLVNSTGYGLGGAVFSRRNGAAIAGRMRAGMVSVNAVQAFAAIASLPYGGVGESGFGRIHGDEGLREFAAAASLTVRGPLPSVDMMTFRRPPLVDRLLPAVVRRLFG comes from the coding sequence ATGAGCAACGACGTAGTCTCGACGAGCCCTTTGACGGGCCGCGAGGTCGGCAGGTTCCCGATCGCCGCCGACCACGATGTCCGTCGGGCGGTCGCATCGGCGCGTGAGGACGCAGCGTGGTGGGGTTCCCTGGGCCATGCCGAGCGGCGGAAGCGGTTGACGGCCTGGCGCCGGGACCTGGCCGGTCGCTACGAGGAGATCGTCGATCTCATCCGAGCGGAGACCGGGAAGGCGACAGCCGACGCTCGCATCGAGACGCTCCTGGCGCTTCACCACCTCGCCTGGGCGGCCGACAACGCGCGGAGAGTGCTGCGCCGGCGGCGGGTGCGCTCCGGGCTGCTGATGTTCAACCACCGCGCGAGCGTCGAGTACCGGCCGCTCGGTGTCGTGGGCGTCATCGGACCATGGAACTTCCCGCTCTTCACGCCGCTCGGATCGATCGCCTACGCACTGGCGGCCGGCAACGCCGTGGTCTTCAAGCCGAGCGAGCACACGCCCGTCGTGGGTGCGTTTCTGTCGGAGACTCTGAGGCCGTTCACCTCCGGCCGGAACGTGCTGCACGTCGTTCACGGAGGCGCGGATGTCGGCGCCGCCCTGTGTGCATCGGGAGTGCAGAAGCTCGCGTTCACGGGCTCGACGGCGACGGCCAAGAAGATCATGGCCGCCTGCGCACCCACGCTGACACCCGTGCTCATCGAAGCGGGCGGCAAGGACGCCATGATCGTCGATGCGGATGCCGACGTCACGGCCGCTGCGCGCGCTGCCGTGTGGGGCGGCATGGCCAATGCGGGGCAGGCCTGCATCGGCATCGAACGGGTCTACGTGCACCGAGCGGTCTTCGACCACTTCATGGATGCCGTGCGCGCGGAGATGCCGGTGCGCGCGGGTCTCGATGACGATGCCGCGATCGGTCCGATCACCACCGGTTCCCAGGTCGAGATCATCCGAGCCCAACTCGTCGAGGCGGTGTCCCGCGGGGCACGCCCCGTCGTGGGATCTGCTGATGCGCGCGACGGCAATGTGATCCAGCCCGCCGTCCTGGTGGACGTGCCCGACGATGCACGTGTCATGACGGAGGAGACCTTCGGGCCGGCGCTGACGCTGCGAGCCGTTCAGACGATGGACGAGGCGATCTCGTTGGTCAATAGCACCGGATACGGGCTCGGCGGCGCGGTCTTCTCCCGTCGGAACGGGGCCGCGATCGCGGGGCGGATGCGGGCCGGCATGGTGTCTGTCAATGCGGTCCAGGCCTTCGCCGCGATCGCGTCCCTCCCTTACGGGGGCGTGGGGGAGTCGGGCTTCGGCCGCATCCACGGAGACGAGGGTCTCCGGGAGTTCGCGGCGGCTGCCTCTCTCACCGTCCGCGGGCCGCTCCCGTCGGTGGACATGATGACCTTCCGTCGGCCCCCGTTGGTCGATCGGCTTCTGCCGGCCGTCGTCCGACGACTCTTCGGTTGA